Proteins from a genomic interval of Gossypium hirsutum isolate 1008001.06 chromosome A09, Gossypium_hirsutum_v2.1, whole genome shotgun sequence:
- the LOC107933635 gene encoding cysteine-rich receptor-like protein kinase 1: MRLSIPYPWNIKTIWMFLVFCSCFFPSLSFEGHLICGTNNQTSDNFGHKVNEAMESLWELVSSKSWGTVFKKDPKYNIFGFAQCYQDVNADDCELCFKISQGKLQQCIPARSGRVYLDQCFHRFDHYDFYNEGVDPKYDHVTCGSPTGDSNDTYMSQDFQSKLDHVILNVEEAALRKNGFGTTEVKGGVVTVYALAQCWKTIDKQACDKCLTDAGMRLRECGPAAEGRALFTGCYMRYSTNRFFDHGSGTVEKKGFTDWVTLGVALSGATFLLLAVVGAFVSYKKLSRTKEEVTGLDALPATGLKTSLNFKYEMLEKATNNFNESMKLGQGGAGSVFKGVLPNAEAVAVKRLFFNTRQWVDQFFNEVNLISGIQHKNLVRLLGCSIEGPESLLVYEYVPNRSLDQILFSKDKRYILSWSQRFNIICGTAEGLAYLHGGSGVKILHRDIKGSNILLDEHLSPKIADFGLARCVASDKSHVSTAIAGTLGYMAPEYLVRGQLTEKADVYGFGVLVLEIATGRKNSVFSEGSSSILYSVWKQYKADHITQSIDPGLEGKFEEREASTALLVGLLCTQPSVAIRPSMHDVLHMLTNANSEIPCPKQPPFLTASVLSPAHTPDDSFAMDSSALDQPKTGSESSTQKAIGH; the protein is encoded by the exons ATGCGATTATCAATCCCATATCCTTGGAACATAAAAACAATATGgatgtttttggtattttgttcATGTTTTTTCCCTTCTTTGTCATTCGAAGGCCACCTTATATGTGGAACTAACAACCAAACGTCGGACAACTTTGGTCACAAAGTTAATGAAGCCATGGAATCATTGTGGGAACTTGTGTCTTCTAAAAGTTGGGGAACCGTGTTTAAGAAAGATCCAAAGTACAATATTTTTGGATTTGCCCAATGCTACCAAGATGTGAATGCTGACGATTGCGAACTCTGTTTCAAAATATCCCAAGGAAAACTCCAACAATGCATTCCTGCCAGATCTGGCCGGGTCTATCTCGACCAATGCTTCCATCGTTTCGATCACTATGACTTTTACAACGAAGGGGTTGATCCAAAGTATGATCACGTCACCTGTGGCTCCCCTACAGGTGATTCCAATGACACTTACATGTCTCAGGATTTTCAAAGTAAGTTGGATCATGTGATTTTGAACGTCGAGGAGGCTGCGTTGCGGAAAAATGGATTTGGGACAACCGAAGTGAAAGGTGGGGTGGTAACCGTTTACGCCTTGGCTCAGTGTTGGAAAACCATCGATAAACAAGCTTGCGATAAGTGCCTCACTGATGCAGGGATGCGGCTGAGGGAGTGTGGCCCAGCAGCCGAAGGCCGGGCTTTGTTTACTGGGTGTTATATGAGGTATTCAACCAATAGATTCTTTGATCATGGTTCGGGCACGGtggaaaaaaagg GGTTTACAGATTGGGTCACCCTAGGAGTGGCTTTATCTGGAGCTACATTCCTTTTGCTTGCTGTCGTTGGTGCTTTTGTAAGCTACAAGAAATTATCCAGAACAAAAgaag AGGTGACTGGTCTAGATGCCCTTCCGGCCACCGGACTCAAGACTAGTTTAAACTTCAAGTATGAAATGCTTGAAAAGGCAACCAATAATTTCAATGAATCAATGAAATTAGGCCAAGGAGGAGCAGGCTCGGTGTTCAAAGGAGTCCTACCTAACGCAGAAGCTGTTGCAGTTAAGAGATTGTTCTTCAATACTCGGCAGTGGGTGGACCAGTTCTTTAATGAAGTAAATTTAATCAGTGGAATTCAACACAAGAACCTTGTAAGGCTTTTAGGATGCAGCATTGAAGGTCCGGAGAGTCTTCTTGTTTATGAATATGTGCCTAATAGGAGCCTCGATCAAATCCTTTTCT CTAAGGACAAAAGATATATTCTAAGCTGGTCCCAGAGGTTCAACATCATATGTGGAACAGCTGAAGGGCTGGCATATCTTCATGGAGGTTCTGGCGTGAAAATCCTTCACAGAGACATCAAAGGCAGCAACATTCTCCTCGATGAGCATCTCTCTCCCAAGATTGCTGATTTCGGACTTGCTCGTTGCGTTGCTTCGGATAAATCCCATGTCAGTACTGCAATTGCAGGGACACT AGGATACATGGCTCCAGAATACCTTGTCCGGGGACAACTAACAGAGAAAGCAGACGTTTATGGTTTCGGGGTGCTAGTTCTTGAGATTGCAACTGGTCGGAAAAACAGTGTTTTCTCGGAGGGTTCAAGTTCGATTTTGTACTCG GTTTGGAAGCAATACAAGGCAGACCACATTACACAATCAATTGACCCTGGGTTAGAAGGCAAGTTTGAGGAAAGGGAGGCATCTACTGCGCTACTAGTTGGGCTTTTGTGCACTCAACCTTCAGTTGCAATAAGACCATCCATGCATGACGTTCTTCACATGCTAACCAATGCAAATTCTGAAATTCCTTGTCCAAAACAACCTCCGTTCTTAACTGCCAGTGTGTTAAGTCCGGCACACACCCCCGACGATTCTTTTGCAATGGATTCTTCAGCTTTAGATCAGCCTAAAACAGGTTCTGAGTCATCCACTCAGAAGGCCATTGGGCATTAA
- the LOC107933602 gene encoding diphthine methyltransferase homolog codes for MDVAHCYLEGNADAVEFCPHDGYQHVLAASTYTLKEGEQPIRAGSISLFDVNAEKGNLELFHREHTAGIFDIKWSTVGSNVGPLLAQADADGYLRIYSLEGCCNEEKPRGGFLNEVCGEKISSSMCLFLDWNPTATSISVGLSDGSVSITTLAESKIEKLQEWKAHDFELWTSCFDIHQPQLVYTGSDDCKFKCWDMRDNPSRMVFQNSKVHKMGVCCIAKSPTDPNTILTGSYDEYLRVWDLRCISRPVNETSVCLGGGVWRIKHHPFVSGLVLAACMHNGFAIVKIGDEKPEVFEAYGQHGSLAYGADWQRAKLLPGGSTIVATCSFYDRLLRVWRPKSDFCCI; via the exons ATGGACGTGGCTCATTGCTATTTAGAAGGCAATGCTGATGCCGTAGAGTTTTGCCCCCACGATGGGTACCAACATGTATTGGCGGCTTCAACGTACACCCTGAAAGAAGGTGAGCAACCAATCCGAGCTGGTAGCATTtcattattcgatgttaatgcCGAAAAGGGTAATCTCGAGTTGTTTCATCGCGAGCACACTGCTGGGATTTTTGATATTAAGTGGAGCACAGTTGGAAGCAATGTGGGTCCTCTCCTTGCTCAAGCTGATGCTGATGGGTACTTGAGAATCTATAGTTTAGAGGGTTGCTGTAATGAAGAGAAACCTAGAG GAGGCTTTCTTAATGAAGTGTGTGGTGAAAAAATCAGCTCCTCCATGTGTCTTTTCCTGGATTGGAACCCAACAGCCACATCTATCTCAGTCGGACTTTCTGATGGTTCTGTTTCAATAACTACACTTGCAGAGtccaaaatagaaaaattacaagAGTGGAAGGCACATGATTTTGAGCTTTGGACAAGTTGCTTTGACATTCACCAACCACAATTAGTATATACAGGATCGGATGACTGCAAATTCAAGTGTTGGGATATGCGGGATAATCCATCCAGGATGGTTTTCCAGAATTCCAAGGTGCATAAGATGGGAGTTTGTTGCATTGCCAAGAGCCCCACCGACCCAAATACCATACTTACAGGTAGCTATGATGAATACTTGAGGGTATGGGATCTAAGGTGCATCTCAAGACCAGTGAATGAAACTTCAGTTTGTCTTGGAGGAGGAGTTTGGAGAATCAAGCACCATCCTTTTGTGTCAGGTTTGGTCTTAGCAGCGTGTATGCATAACGGATTTGCAATCGTCAAGATTGGAGATGAGAAACCGGAAGTTTTTGAAGCTTACGGTCAGCATGGCTCACTTGCATACGGGGCAGATTGGCAGCGAGCAAAGTTATTACCAGGAGGCAGTACTATTGTGGCTACTTGCTCATTTTACGACCGGCTTCTTCGCGTATGGAGGCCAAAAAGTGATTTTTGCTGCATTTAA
- the LOC107933610 gene encoding uncharacterized protein has product MEVSEKHEETHSNRTERLAGTVNWGTATVIGVFAGMLYGGSKEAAASVSKDAEVMLKLGSTPDKREQYRLMRDAMEKRFIRVTRGSIVGGIRLGMFTAGFYGLQNLLAEKRGVHDVFNVVGAGSATASAFGLIMPGSLQWRARNVVLGSVLGAAICFPLGWIHLKLVEKANEGNMAAKSSGEIGEAKSGLGAAIDRLEENLNK; this is encoded by the exons ATGGAAGTCTCTGAAAAACATGAAGAAACCCACTCAAat AGAACCGAAAGATTAGCTGGAACTGTAAACTGGGGCACAGCCACTGTCATTGGAGTGTTTGCAGGCATGTTATATGGAGGTAGTAAGGAAGCTGCTGCTTCAGTT AGCAAAGATGCAGAAGTAATGTTGAAGCTTGGCAGCACTCCAGATAAACGAGAGCAGTATCGGTTGATGCGCGATGCAATGGAAAAAAGGTTTATCCGAGTCACTCGTGGCTCAATTGTAGGTGGAATTCGACTTGGAATGTTCACTGCTGGGTTTTATGGTTTACAGAATTTGTTGGCTGAGAAACGAGGTGTCCATGATGTATTCAATGTTGTTGGCGCTGGTTCAGCAACTGCTTCAGCCTTTGGTCTAATTA TGCCTGGGTCTCTTCAATGGCGTGCAAGGAATGTGGTGCTAGGTTCGGTTCTTGGAGCAGCTATATGTTTTCCTCTTG GATGGATCCACTTGAAGCTTGTAGAGAAAGCAAATGAAGGGAATATGGCTGCTAAAAGTTCAGGTGAAATTGGAGAAGCAAAGAGTGGTCTTGGGGCTGCCATTGATCGGCTTGAAGAAAACTTGAATAAGTAG
- the LOC107933670 gene encoding uncharacterized protein, with product MADHELLGGPPRPCHESVTSIARCGILRPSLNEFEDGISPTCGTIKRGGAFWFLSLRHGQWPNPKGSATFRSARESRSTPQAVNHVRSERLVVSSRGGQGFGSTRGC from the exons ATGGCCGACCATGAACTCCTCGGCGGTCCTCCACGCCCATGCCACGAATCGGTGACCAGTATTGCGCGATGTGGGATTCTCCGACCCTCTTTGAACGAGTTCGAGGATGGAATCTCCCCAACTTGCGGCACCATAAAGAGAGGAGGAGCCTTTTGGTTCCTCTCCCTCCGCCACGGCCAATGGCCAAACCCCAAGGGTTCGGCGACCTTCAGATCGGCGAGGGAAAGTCGGAGCACGCCCCAAGCAGTAAATC ATGTCAGAAGTGAAAGGCTGGTGGTTAGCTCGAGGGGAGGCCAAGGGTTCGGCAGCACGCGTGGCTGCTGA